GCTCTCAAACGATGAAGATGTGTACCAAATCATTGATTCGCCTGAAGGCAATGAACAAAGTACTAAGGAAATGGATGAACTAATTGCAAGTATAAGTAAACCGCCATCGTCGAAGATCATTCCCCCTAAAAGTAGAGATTTTTCACCTACACCTGAGTTATCGGAGACACCGGGTACAGTGGATCCTTTCTCTATGCTGAAAGCCATGCAAGGTGATGCTGAAGGTAACGGATCTTCACCTTTTGACTTGTTCAAGGCAATGCAAGGGGGCGGACAAACCGAGCCGGGTGAGTCGCCATTTGGTAAAGATCCGGTGGATGAAGAAATGGTGAATTATCATAAATATGTGGTAAACAAGTTGAAAGCctattcaattttgtttAAGTGGTTGTTCTTTATTTTACCATATGTTTACGTTGTCATTAAAAGTGAAACCTTACCATTTGAATTACCAAATTGGCTTGTCAatccttcaaatttcttcaccatTTTTGTGGCGTTTGAAATTGTAGCCACTTCAatttattatcaaaaattacaaacGTTTGAAAGTGACAATAATATTGATACTTTACAACATAATAATAAAATAGCCAAACTCGCGTCTTTCATACCCAAT
This Zygotorulaspora mrakii chromosome 5, complete sequence DNA region includes the following protein-coding sequences:
- the GET2 gene encoding GET complex subunit GET2 (similar to Saccharomyces cerevisiae GET2 (YER083C); ancestral locus Anc_7.277) — protein: MSELSESEKRKILRERRQQKFRAGGASSRLNKITGQIPNSQLSTESSLDTTEANEHTKGLSNDEDVYQIIDSPEGNEQSTKEMDELIASISKPPSSKIIPPKSRDFSPTPELSETPGTVDPFSMLKAMQGDAEGNGSSPFDLFKAMQGGGQTEPGESPFGKDPVDEEMVNYHKYVVNKLKAYSILFKWLFFILPYVYVVIKSETLPFELPNWLVNPSNFFTIFVAFEIVATSIYYQKLQTFESDNNIDTLQHNNKIAKLASFIPNEGLPIRNVRDKVFMALHYWDVLSMFITDICFVLILMGVFTYI